Genomic window (Arctopsyche grandis isolate Sample6627 chromosome 5, ASM5162203v2, whole genome shotgun sequence):
agcCAAAACGCCCCGAAAACATTTTGCCCCAATGAATATCCATCCCTTAGTGATAATTAAAGATCGGCGGATGAGCGTGCTGAAATAGATTTCTATTTTTAAGATCTTTtattgctctctagagagcaaaaaaaaaggttaacagtagaaattgacaataggaacccatttatttcgagtCGGCACCATGATGCGCCGGTCTTTAGTGATAATAATGACTTTCATCAGTTGATTTGTCCAAGCATTTTGATTACATTCAGCGTAGACATTTCGTATCAACATGCTTGCCATGGTTGACGCGACCTTGTCTATCGGTCACATTAACTTCTGAACGGCGACAAAGAGCTGGGGTTAACGGTCAAAGAGATACGCCTGGTAGACAATGCGACATAACCCGGCCAATAAATCGGTCGGTGTGGGCGGCCATATTGACCGCATCGCGCTATAATCCTACCGTTCGGACCAGATCCTCATTGTTGGCCGCCTGTCGACATCATCTCGCTGATTTATCCCAACACCAGACCGAGCGACATGTCCGTTTGTACGTCGTGCGCATTTTATGGCAGTGTAAGTCGCGAAAGGTGTTTTCTGGACAAGGGGACTATGAGGCGGTTGGCGGGGGTATTTGTGAGACAAGAATTCCGTGTTCAAATTCTAATAtcacttatataatatgtagaattaaataaatatattatgaatcaactatttgaaaaatattttgtttatataagcaataatttgaaattagaaTTCTTTTGTTTCAgatcaaatgaaaattaaacagatttaattatgttaTTCTCATAATACATAGACTGAATGAATGAGCAAActtcaatattgaaaaatatttctcaGAATGCAAATAGATACTTCTTGTACTACATAGGTATTTGTGTCATGCTTTAGAGGTTGAATATGCACGTCCAATTAAGCTGTAAAACAGACATTCCATATTTGTAAAACTTACCTTTAGGTTAGAGCTGCCAGATTTATTTATATCCAAACCgggatattttaattgtattcaaGACAGGCACAGATATTTCAAGAATGAtaaaaaactttgtaaaaagcgtaaacttaacaaattacatttaaaatccttccttttataaactagtatttcctttcttttttccagtttatttagttattttaatattaaatgaaattaattacatattgccaAAGATTGAAAAAAACTCATTTTCTCAATCTCACTTTTCTTGTTTTAAAACCATGGATGTGGATCTACGGTGAGATGGAGATTCGTGCATTTTTTTGGAGTTTCATAACTGCGGGGGGTCGGTATTTCTGAACAATGGAAGGTAAATAAGCAGCTATCGAAAGGTCCCTTCGGGACGCCGGGATGAGAAGCTTGAAACCGGGACGCCTGGCAAGCCTACTAGGTATATCTTAGTGTACTAGAAGTTGAATGTTGACAACATCTTGGTCGCTTTTGATTTACgatgattgaaaaaatatttaatactaaataAGCTCCATGGATCACAGAAATGACCATAGCAAATGACAGTAGAACCTATGTGGATTATCCGGATTGttcaaaaaaaacacaaattttactgCTTTGCATGTAAATTGAAATTACTTTTAAATGTTTACATTCGTGATGACATAACAGGAGCATGAGCTtaaatgcataacataaaatACTCAAAGAACatttgtttcttgaaaatttgatcgtgatttaaatatctatttttaatattaccaatatggaaaagaaaacgtgttgtagtttcattaaaagacaaataagatataataaatatcttaaaaatCAGTGTCTCAGGACGTTtgttgtcaaataaatatggtgttAGAACGTTAACGATCTCGGATATAAAAAGAGTGTAAAAATTATCAAGtttactgattctttaatgACAGAAGATGGAGGCTCAGAgcgtaaggttatgaaaaaatctggaaatgaaaaagtcgaagagtgtatttttatgtggttcatTCAAAGACGATCGTCTGGACAGCCAATATTTGGTCTATTATTGTGTGAAAAGTATTCGTgatttggcagcttcaaaaaAAACAGCTAACTTTAAgcaaaaatccataattgaatttctcaataaagaataatttaatattgatcttcatgttattatatacggaaattttgacaaataaaaattattcaaactgAATGTACACGTCTTTCcctgtcaattgtgattttttcgacTATCCGAACTACCTTCATCCCCTTCTACTGTAATAGTAAAATATCACCTCAAAAACACAAGCATTTGTATgctatataatttgtatattcaATGCCACACCTTCACAGTTGTGTTATAATCAAGCCCGCCGAGAGTTGTGTTATAATCCCGGGGCGTGGAAAAATAGTTTCGGGCTCTataacaaactaaaaaaaagatcttatagatatatttttaatatgcgaaaaatctatcagaactctTAGAAAAATACTCATCTGttgaatgctattttttaaaataattgaaaaataaagtatGGTGTAAAGGTATGATTTTACATGGGTATAAAGAATGCGCGGATCGAAAAGTAATAAGCATTtagcatttaataaatatatgtatttttatgcagaataatataaaacatcaatatcGGTTAGTCGAACGTCCTGACACaggcccctcgagtagtccgggccctgaaaCTTTACCCCAGCTTCCCCCCGCCTCTCGTTGGCCCTGGTTATAATACAACTTTAGTacgaatgtaatattataatattggggaaaatggttgaaaaaaaactatatgATCTAAGGAAAATCAGATTTTTGTCTTAATTTTAATAAGcatattatgaaatatgtagTGTAACTTACGATACATGATGTTTCATACAAAATAGTTATAAACAGCTGATTATTATAAAACAAGAGGTATGTTCGGCCAGTGTACGGGATTGTTGGAGTCTACGTACTGATCGAAATTCAGTTGTAAACTTGTCTCTAGGCCTATTATTTTATCAGCAGATGACCCGTACAATGATTTCATTTCGGTGAATCTCTTTTTGTCGAAAGGTTCTTCGGGGGGTGCTGTTTTCGATGCTTCAATTTTATCTTGAAGGCTTTTCTTTTCCTGATCTCGTTGCAACCTGTGTTCAGCGctcttttgtaaaaatgctaacatttccTCGCTTAGTACAATATCATAATTTTCAGATTCTTCTTCATCATTGCATATTTCGACCCGCTTTTTGATATGTTGATTTTGGTGTTTGCGGACTCGATCATTTGAAGCGGGGAAATTACCTTTATTCTTATACAAATCTCTAATGATAGAATGCAAGACTTTGTTTTCATATGAAAGCGCTGTTGCCTTTGACTTCCAGTAAGCTATTTGGTGTTGGTACTGCCATGATATTATTCCATTGAACGAGTTACTCCAAAATGCTGCTGCGCTATCAAAATTTTGAGACTCGCACTGAGATTGCGGTGTTGACTGAGAATTTCTTTTACGGTTGGCAGCTTTTCTTCTCTTTCTTACTTGGCGTTGTCGCTTTTTATGTCGATGAGTCTTAGGCACTGACGTTGACTGTTccattttctataaaaaaagtatacaacacattttaaataatcaaagatttgtttataataaaaattatcacaaCAAACATAAGtatcatattataaacaaactgatcttaatacaaatgtaaaggaaaaaaaaagatatgAAAAGTTTATGTTGAAATTATAGAATTAGGTTATAATGTACATTAACaagctaaataaaagcttttaaaaacgtATTTAATTAGAGAGGacgcatatgtacacatactatGTTAAGGaggatttaaaaatgaaaagtagggttatttgaatacaattataTTCTTACTCtgattccaaaaatataataatcaaaagaAACAATCCAATAATCAACTATACAACTGACAGCTGCGTCCCGCTAAAGATTTGGCCAAAACAGCCatgtttattacaatataatttcggaatcttttgtgatgatttttatGTCAATAAAAAGGCTTTTGAATGATATACATTTACAAATACACTGCAGTTACATTAATGGCCTCTAGGTGCCGCAAACAATTTTGGTCAAGTTATTGACGTTATCgaacaatattgaaaaaaatcaaaaatgcatttcccaaataattttattatacatacctatatatcatGTCTGTGAGTTTCACATATGTTCTGGTGGAGGCCAGTATTGCCGAGATAATCTCTTCAAATGGATCTTATAAgtaggtatgtataataaaatttatggaaaatatgtattcgatttttatcgatgtaGCGTCAATCACTAAGAGCGAATTGTGACTTAACTTTTACTGCTAACGACtagtctctaattttattgaaatttaataatcccTCAATCAAAAATcacgaatttaaattacattataaataaaatcattgaattgcaggtattttgatgtgttgtggccgaaaccgattgtttcctccgtctcatacttacttatttttattctcgtgttttttattagatttatttgtttgtgtatgaaattcatacacatacaatattaaTGTACTTaccttttatttatacctacatatttaattatcaataatacaataaatttggATACATGTCAAtgatttatagtatttttttgaatttgagtttattaaaatcattcaagttgAAGTCAAAGTTTGGAGTCGAATAATTATAAGataaagtcggagtcggtaaattttgaaccgactccaaAGCCTTGCTAATTAGGATAAGTATATTACTCGATGCTCGGATGCATCTTGTTAACCAATAAGTACTCGGATGCATCTTGTTAACCAATAAGTAACCAATAAGTACCAGGAAAGAAATTCGATATTGGAAAGATACactaaaaaagtataaaaaatttacataagagaaatattatttaaaagtgtATATATTTCTACAGTAAATTGGCTGATAACTAACTTTCATCTATATTTCTATAAATTGCGCTATATCAGTAGGCACAAagctacaaaataataaattcgacttcaatacattttttttaaattatggctGTGTATTGGTACGCTAAGGCAATTTTAGTTTGACACAAGTTATCAGACAGGTGTCTTTTTGTTTGGTAAcagtttacattttattttcgtcATTGCGTAATTAGAAATGAACTTAAGTAAAGTTTGTCGGTGTTGCTTAAGAGAAAACGAACAAACAAAAAGTCTATTTGATCGCTTAGAATTCAATTctcaaaatgatttaatttcaaaCGTTCTTTATGATTGTTTTAGTTTTGAGGtcaattttgtttattatttttactattgaaTTGTTTTCTTTACACTTTAATCATATTCGCTAATTTTTTTTGTAGTCAATGGAGAACGATGGTTTTCCTCAAAATATATGCATGCCCTGCATTAACCACTTACAGGATGCACACTCTTTCAAAACGATGATTCAGAACTCTTTAAACATATTAGAGCAACATGAAAATCACATATTCAAAATGACAAATAACGATCTTCCTACTGATTCTATTGACAACTGGGACAACAAAGCAATTATAACAATGTTAAAGATCGAACCTTCGAGTCCAAGCTTCAATAATGATACATTTAATCGTGAATTAGATACCAAAGAAGTAGAAATTACATACGAAGAAAATAGTGACTTTTTGACAAATAccaaatcaaataaaacattACTATATTGTACTGTATGTACTGCGAAATTCACCGATCGGAAAAATCTTCTCCAACACTGTAATACAAATCATGTGATAAAAAAGCGTCAGGGAAAATGCTGCGATTACTGCAATGATATGTATGATGATTACAGGTCGTTAATAGCGCATAGAAAGAAACACTTTACTCCGCACGTCTGTCAGTTATGCTGGAAAGGTTTCATAACAGAAGACGAGCTTAAAAATCACGAAGACGAGTGTGCTAGGCTTAAAAGTTCAATTGAAAATGAATCGTCCGATTCACACGATCCGCGGTCCAAGAAAAGGCAGTGTCACATCTGCGGGAAATCTTTCGCCGCTGACTATATCAAAATTCATATTCTGATTCACGGCGAGGGCaaatataaatgcaaaatatgcggtaagaaattcaaacaaCCCACTAGTCTCAACTCACACATCAACTGGAATCACAAGAGAGAGAAAAAGTATTCGTGCAATTTGTGCGAAAGTACTTTTATTACTTCCGGTGCAAGACGTTCGCACATCAGATACAAGCACTTGAAAGAAAAGAATTGTATTTGCGGTGCTTGCGGCAAGAACTTTTTCTCATCGTCTGAACTTCGAAGGCATTTACTTACACACACGGGTAAAAAGAACTTCACTTGTAAATTATGCGATAAGGCATATGTAACTCAATATGCGttcaaaattcatttaaaagttCACGAAAAAAGTAATGCCATGTCTAATTTACAACGAGCTTGAAATTGTCGATGGAGTTTAGTGACTTATACTaacttaaaacatacatatgtacataatattaataaaatacattgatatatttaataatatattttaagaaaCAGATTTTGCAGTTTGGgtgcttatatatatttttttatttaatcataatattgaatataaaaatgttaaCAATGTAAAGATGTtctatttcaaattttgttcataaatacgataaatattactgtatattatattaattgttaataaaaCATTCAATAAAACGTTCAAATTTAACACATTCCAAAACTTTAATGCCTCCATTTGTAactatcatataatatttatcacaTTACGAGATTGCAACTCTAcggtaatataatacaatgcgtGCAAAACTTTCATTAATAAACGGCTAATCAATGGTTGTGAATGTAATGTactaaaaaaatgtgaaaaacctCTTCAAAAcagaaatcaatattttatcatGATCGTAACAAAAGTTATAAAAGCAgtcttctatatgtatatatttaagtattaattttagaaaatgattcttataaaaattgcgaatattatataaatataatatgtgtacttCACAATAATgtagaaaaatatttgaatcactttttcattaaaaaaaatataaaatagctaccggtttttttttttagcaatattCACAAGGCATTCATTAATTGAAAATCCATATAGttggcttatttttttatatcgataTAAAATTCactatttaatgtttttaaagaAAGCTCAAGTCGATAGATCTTTGATATGCGACTTCTTCTTTATCTGCTTTAAAGCGAATTCCGTTCGAAGTTGACACACTCGCGTCTGATCCATTCTCTTTTACGCCATTTTGTACAGGTGACGAAATTTCTTCATCTTTTGCCGGTTGATTGACGATGACTTCTTCCAAACCCAATATACGTCGGATCTCATTGGTTAAGTGTGGCGCTGACACAATCTGGTGATATATTGCTTCAGCTTTGCTCAAAACGTGGTCAAGGTTGATGTGCATTGAAAGATCATTCACATGCTAAAAATGCAAATACAACATTGAATCTAAATATAAACACATctacaaaaaacaaatttgtgATTCGATTTACCTTGAGTATTTTCGCGAAACCGTATCCCCTTTCTTCAAACACGGTCTTTTCAGAATCGAGTATAGCCACACTGACTAGAAGATGAAAGTTCTTACAGGGTTTTCCCGTCCAAAGTACCTCCCATAACCTAAAAGCATCAATACGTATATGCGATCGACTTTCACAGCTAATTTTCACGACAAATATTGGAATTGTGAAAGATTTTTACCTCATTGTGTCGTGCAGAGATAGTTctcttttaaataatactaaaagCCATCTGAAACAGAAGTACATATTTGCGGAACTTTGTTCTCTGAGATAATTGGCTAACTTTGGACAAACAAAATTGGTTAAGTCGTACAGCTGCTGAAGTTGTAATTTCATTCCAGCTTGATCTATATCAAAATTTGTGTGctgaaataacaaaaatttatcATATGGTCATATTCTCACTTACATTATTTAAAACTTGACTTTAACAAGTACTACAATAATTACCACTTTGTCCATAAATCCGACAAAACACCAGAACGCATCAACTTCGTCTTTCAATACGAACAAAATGGGAGACAAGAGATCGCTCATGCCCTGAACGTACCCCAAGTCAAAATTGTACATCACAAAAGTCATGAGTATATCATTGAGAGTATCTATATTCGGATTATCATCTCCAGCATAAAAATCAAACGTCCTGTCAGTCCGATCAACGTCCTTTTTAACGAGACTTTTCCGTTCGTGGAAATCAGTAAATCGATTTTCTTGCATCGGTGTGATAGATTTCCATTGGGTTTTCATTGTGTAGTATTCTGACGATTTTTGATGACGCAGAACTTTTCGCTCTTCGTCAGTCGTGTTCCAAGGAAAATAATTGAGCAAATATTTCCAAACTTCACTCCTAAGTGTATGTTCAACACCCTGTAgataaaacaaatagtaaaaaaaaatgtatacttgTAGAAAAGCTAATAAATAACTagcatgtaaaataatatatacccctttaaaaataatttcttttacGATTTCTACTTCACTAATGCTACCCGTATCATCTCGGAACACAATTAATTGATTTTCCAATAAAGGTATTCCTCTGAAATGACAGTaagtattgtattaaaataattttaggaATAGCATttaaataactaaatataaaatatagtacCTTAAAATTTCAGGCCGAGGAgacagctcgaattcgtctaaGCTCCAATTACCGACTTCGACGTTATCAGAATCCATGCTGTTAAGAGACGACTTTTCAGCTGCTTCTTCAGCACTGAAAATTCCTGGCGAAacaatacatatgatatatatgcaattttttactatatatacTGTGCGTGCAATCGATTAGTAAGCCGTAGGAACCTAATTTGGCACCAGCTTTCCATATAGTATCCACAGGAGCTATGGCGATGTTTCTGACGAAACTACGCAGTCCGTAACTCGAACTAGGATCATAGAAGAAGTCATCGAGATCTGCCAGACTTCCGTTGGTTGTGGGTTTCAAGTTGGGAGTCACGATATGAACGGCGTTCTTGTGAACTTTCAATATCTCACAGTGAATATTTATGTTGCGCGAAAATGTATCAGCATTTCCATGCGGAAAATAGAAGGTGGCTGAACCGATGCCTTTCTTCCCAGTCAGCGTAATTATTTTGTGCAACGTTGTGATTTTGTCGATATTCTCCAATAAAAATCGGTGATTGCTCAAAGTAGTCACTGAAATTAAAACACCCTTCGATTAGATATGAGTCGGcctgaaaatttttaatacatagaCCTTGTTTTTCTACCTACTGTACTATAATACAAGATCCAATCATTGAATACTGCTGAGTTTATGCTTAAAGTGGAGATTATAGACAAAAAGAAGTCCAACTTACGTCTAGTATTGACGACAGTCCATTCCTGTTCTTGCAACGAATCGATCAGTACAAAGTCTTTTGGCTTCCAATCGATGGATATTTTGTGGTGAGGATATTCGACGATGGAGAGAGTGCCGGTGCATCCGATGTAGAGAGATTTGGCCGTTATCGATTTGAGGATTACACCGTCTTGTATGTATAAAAGCTGAAAATGCATACACAAGATAAGTATAGTGCAATCAATAATCAAAAATGTATACTGCGCAGTTTGCACTGTACGATAGCTTTTGATTATGATGTTTTGTAGGTAGTTTgaattaacaaaattaataacaaataataatgaaagaaCGGGTGAAAAACAAATATAGACGTTTTTAagtacagtgagcgacaaaaaaagTACACCCATCCGAAtttctatgtatttttattttattactttatatcgCCAGCAATATAGCTCGGTGGTAGCGTTAATGCTAAACACCGAGTTGaagttgaccttgattgaagagaatttatcccgagtatttctgcagtgctgctggtcagacttggatatttgtcactCTAAGtctatcgtttcttatcagagtttgccaattatccgatttcatggttgaaacggttcctcattaaattgacaaaaccattctacctactacatatttgaatatgatttcaaatttaaaattcataaacttttatatgtacaagattaataccataggtgtcgctcaggggaaACCCATAAGGACATTGTGGGGAAATATGCAGAGTACTTATAATTATCTTCTCGATGTGAAAATGTCTTAAATCATCtggataatataattaaaaaagacGGAATAAAACCAATGTATTTATTTGCAAAATGGACAAAAAACTAAGGAAACCATGTTGGCAGCTCTTCGGTCGTTTTCAACTTATTCTGAGGCAATCTTGTAAAATTTGGAAatgaataattattaattaataatttaacgtAATATTTCGTAAtcaatctttatttttttcatgacTGCCTCAATTATTCTAGATATGGActcacataattaaaaaaaaaaatctggaatGATCATTCTCATTCCTTGCCCATGCTGccattattctatttttaaatacctAAAGACTTTAATGATGTTAAAATTTCAGCGTCCTTCTGTATGGGACAGAAGCACAGACCCCGGCAGATGCAATATG
Coding sequences:
- the Tbc1d15-17 gene encoding TBC1 domain family member 15/17 yields the protein MEGDSAPLGEPERLLYIQDGVILKSITAKSLYIGCTGTLSIVEYPHHKISIDWKPKDFVLIDSLQEQEWTVVNTRLTTLSNHRFLLENIDKITTLHKIITLTGKKGIGSATFYFPHGNADTFSRNINIHCEILKVHKNAVHIVTPNLKPTTNGSLADLDDFFYDPSSSYGLRSFVRNIAIAPVDTIWKAGAKLGIFSAEEAAEKSSLNSMDSDNVEVGNWSLDEFELSPRPEILRGIPLLENQLIVFRDDTGSISEVEIVKEIIFKGGVEHTLRSEVWKYLLNYFPWNTTDEERKVLRHQKSSEYYTMKTQWKSITPMQENRFTDFHERKSLVKKDVDRTDRTFDFYAGDDNPNIDTLNDILMTFVMYNFDLGYVQGMSDLLSPILFVLKDEVDAFWCFVGFMDKVHTNFDIDQAGMKLQLQQLYDLTNFVCPKLANYLREQSSANMYFCFRWLLVLFKRELSLHDTMRLWEVLWTGKPCKNFHLLVSVAILDSEKTVFEERGYGFAKILKHVNDLSMHINLDHVLSKAEAIYHQIVSAPHLTNEIRRILGLEEVIVNQPAKDEEISSPVQNGVKENGSDASVSTSNGIRFKADKEEVAYQRSIDLSFL
- the LOC143911906 gene encoding uncharacterized protein LOC143911906; protein product: MEQSTSVPKTHRHKKRQRQVRKRRKAANRKRNSQSTPQSQCESQNFDSAAAFWSNSFNGIISWQYQHQIAYWKSKATALSYENKVLHSIIRDLYKNKGNFPASNDRVRKHQNQHIKKRVEICNDEEESENYDIVLSEEMLAFLQKSAEHRLQRDQEKKSLQDKIEASKTAPPEEPFDKKRFTEMKSLYGSSADKIIGLETSLQLNFDQYVDSNNPVHWPNIPLVL
- the LOC143911908 gene encoding zinc finger and BTB domain-containing protein 41-like; translation: MNLSKVCRCCLRENEQTKSLFDRLEFNSQNDLISNVLYDCFSFESMENDGFPQNICMPCINHLQDAHSFKTMIQNSLNILEQHENHIFKMTNNDLPTDSIDNWDNKAIITMLKIEPSSPSFNNDTFNRELDTKEVEITYEENSDFLTNTKSNKTLLYCTVCTAKFTDRKNLLQHCNTNHVIKKRQGKCCDYCNDMYDDYRSLIAHRKKHFTPHVCQLCWKGFITEDELKNHEDECARLKSSIENESSDSHDPRSKKRQCHICGKSFAADYIKIHILIHGEGKYKCKICGKKFKQPTSLNSHINWNHKREKKYSCNLCESTFITSGARRSHIRYKHLKEKNCICGACGKNFFSSSELRRHLLTHTGKKNFTCKLCDKAYVTQYAFKIHLKVHEKSNAMSNLQRA